A genomic segment from Neobacillus sp. YX16 encodes:
- a CDS encoding cell wall hydrolase yields the protein MARARARSHEVDEMARMMRAEAEGEGKQGMLYVGNVIINRVVAQCLDFKDVNNIHDVIFQIQGGNYSFEAVQKGNVFYQRSRTSERRLAQQNIDGWRDHPAKYALWYFNPTAPGCPPTWYDQPQSGQFKEHCFYEPKAGTCDSVYSG from the coding sequence ATGGCAAGAGCAAGAGCTAGAAGTCATGAAGTAGATGAAATGGCAAGAATGATGAGAGCAGAAGCAGAAGGCGAAGGAAAGCAAGGAATGTTATATGTTGGAAATGTAATAATAAATCGTGTTGTAGCACAATGCTTAGATTTCAAAGATGTAAACAATATTCATGATGTAATATTTCAAATACAAGGAGGAAACTATTCTTTTGAAGCAGTGCAAAAAGGGAATGTTTTTTATCAAAGATCAAGAACTTCTGAAAGAAGATTAGCACAACAAAATATAGATGGTTGGAGAGATCATCCAGCGAAATATGCTCTTTGGTATTTTAATCCAACGGCGCCAGGGTGTCCTCCTACATGGTACGATCAACCTCAATCTGGTCAATTTAAAGAACATTGTTTTTATGAACCAAAAGCTGGAACATGTGATAGTGTTTATAGCGGTTAA
- a CDS encoding IS110 family transposase, giving the protein MNPVIGLDVSKGESQVQAFLDKGKPYRKSFSINHDLEGLGNLLDFLQEVEKSAGGHQPSVVLESTGHYHIPVIQFLEEQKYVYIIVNPLISHRAKSSSLRKVKTDAIDAYHLCELYYKEELEPYKKRGVQLLNLRNLTRQQESIAEISAKTKLQLHSLIDQVFPEYRGVFGSLYSKVSLLTLLEFPTSKAVLSVSEKELTDTIASLCMSRSESWAKEKAQKLREAALRDPFQNNLYDSHIFNLEILVKIVLQYQEHLSNIADEIDALASEIEEYEILQSIPGIGEKIAATIISEIGEIDRFNGAKRLVAFAGIDPSVYSSGKFTASVNRITKRGSCRLRHALYMAVQSGIRDSRKKKTTDEIIPRNRRLREFYDKKREEGKPFRVAIIACTNKLLHWIYALLKSRSTFQDIA; this is encoded by the coding sequence ATGAATCCAGTCATTGGTCTGGATGTATCAAAAGGGGAAAGTCAGGTACAAGCTTTTTTAGATAAAGGTAAGCCATACCGTAAGAGCTTTAGTATTAATCATGATCTTGAGGGTTTGGGGAATTTATTAGATTTCCTTCAAGAAGTTGAGAAATCAGCAGGTGGTCATCAACCTTCGGTCGTTTTAGAATCCACTGGGCACTATCATATTCCCGTTATTCAGTTTTTAGAGGAACAAAAATATGTTTATATTATCGTCAATCCTCTTATCTCACACAGAGCCAAGAGCTCAAGCCTAAGAAAGGTAAAAACAGATGCAATCGATGCTTATCACCTTTGTGAATTGTATTATAAAGAAGAATTAGAGCCTTACAAGAAGCGTGGAGTTCAACTCTTAAACCTTCGTAATCTAACAAGACAACAAGAGAGTATTGCAGAAATATCAGCGAAAACAAAGTTACAGCTTCATTCTTTAATCGATCAGGTATTTCCAGAGTATCGAGGTGTATTTGGAAGCCTATATTCGAAAGTATCATTGCTTACTTTACTAGAGTTCCCTACTTCTAAGGCTGTATTAAGTGTGAGTGAAAAAGAGTTAACGGATACAATAGCTTCATTATGCATGAGTCGTTCGGAGTCATGGGCAAAGGAAAAAGCACAGAAGTTAAGAGAAGCAGCCCTTCGTGATCCTTTTCAAAACAATCTCTATGATAGTCATATTTTCAACCTTGAAATTTTGGTTAAGATTGTTCTTCAATACCAAGAGCATCTATCCAATATTGCGGATGAAATAGATGCCCTCGCTAGCGAAATTGAAGAATATGAAATCCTTCAATCTATCCCTGGAATCGGAGAAAAAATCGCTGCAACGATTATTTCTGAAATCGGAGAGATAGATCGGTTTAATGGTGCCAAGAGGTTGGTTGCATTCGCTGGAATAGATCCTAGTGTGTACTCTTCAGGAAAGTTTACTGCATCGGTAAACCGAATAACCAAACGTGGCTCGTGTAGGCTTCGCCACGCCTTGTATATGGCTGTTCAAAGTGGTATTCGGGATTCCCGTAAAAAGAAAACGACTGATGAGATTATTCCACGCAATAGAAGACTACGAGAGTTTTACGATAAGAAACGAGAAGAAGGAAAACCCTTTAGAGTAGCGATCATTGCCTGTACAAATAAGCTCTTACATTGGATTTACGCCTTATTAAAAAGCAGATCTACTTTCCAAGATATAGCTTAA
- a CDS encoding SMI1/KNR4 family protein, with protein MKKVINMINPSSKVAGVPLVELKKTEKALGAIFPDEYKELFLETNGAKFGDWTLFPIQTNEQTALTIDIVKQNQNRPKNLPSDMVCIGEKMSGDKLCYRIRKRFMQELIYTWNDKTGLGKYASLSLSEFIDRHVPKVNTNKPNKLGTFMVESGKLIVTDPYYKVDEEAELQIVLLNVKNGNWTASISYTPDEVVKNLFVFYGEKKPSGKWHVCDKQIGVDSAQAGIFDFKTFGRNEAIQFDEAVASDAQGGVVSDGVVSMSGYGDGMYEVKVKYNISKKVVGVMIDFVDEE; from the coding sequence ATGAAGAAAGTAATAAACATGATTAATCCAAGTTCGAAAGTGGCTGGCGTGCCGTTAGTTGAATTGAAAAAAACAGAAAAAGCACTTGGTGCTATTTTTCCAGATGAATACAAGGAACTTTTTTTAGAAACGAATGGAGCAAAATTTGGCGATTGGACTTTGTTCCCTATTCAAACTAATGAACAAACTGCATTAACAATTGATATAGTAAAACAAAATCAAAACAGACCCAAAAATCTACCGAGTGATATGGTTTGTATTGGTGAAAAAATGAGTGGTGACAAACTCTGCTATCGAATTAGGAAAAGATTTATGCAGGAACTAATTTATACTTGGAATGACAAAACTGGGTTAGGCAAATATGCGTCTTTATCATTAAGTGAATTTATTGATCGGCATGTGCCGAAAGTGAATACTAATAAGCCTAATAAACTTGGCACTTTTATGGTTGAAAGTGGAAAGCTAATTGTTACTGACCCGTACTATAAAGTGGATGAAGAAGCTGAGTTGCAAATCGTACTTTTAAATGTGAAAAATGGTAATTGGACAGCTTCCATTTCTTATACTCCTGATGAAGTTGTTAAAAACTTATTTGTATTTTATGGGGAAAAGAAACCAAGTGGGAAATGGCATGTTTGCGATAAACAGATTGGAGTTGACTCTGCACAAGCAGGAATTTTTGATTTTAAAACATTTGGTAGAAACGAAGCCATCCAATTTGATGAGGCAGTTGCTTCAGATGCACAGGGGGGAGTTGTCTCAGATGGTGTGGTTTCAATGTCTGGTTATGGTGACGGAATGTACGAGGTGAAAGTAAAATATAACATTTCAAAAAAGGTTGTTGGAGTGATGATTGACTTTGTAGATGAGGAATAA